A window of the Hordeum vulgare subsp. vulgare chromosome 5H, MorexV3_pseudomolecules_assembly, whole genome shotgun sequence genome harbors these coding sequences:
- the LOC123397951 gene encoding polyprotein of EF-Ts, chloroplastic: protein MTPVVHCSVGTISLFHIGSFRPGREIQIRRFRGSERYSRVTSQSRHGLLQPQTPFHLISMYKRSWSSANNRLRTLSAAAVETDVAVEGSSSSSGETSGETSEAAPAAAETTGQAVASTTPASSPPKLGRNPRKSEMPPLKDGDLVPGVSFTGKVRSIKPFGVFVDIGAFTEGLVHISRVSDGFVEDISTLFTVGQEVSVKLVEVNKETRRISLTMRTGGDYVKEAPTAPSGGRSPTAAAPRSSPRQTKDFKKIDESKYARGQSLTGTVKNTTRTGSFVTLPDGEEGFLPREEEAAALFTLIGHSALEVGQEVTVKVLNVARGQVTLTMKGGEDDEDELSSLNTNLKQGWSRGTNAFELAFRRSKEISAFLDQREKVTAPEVKTEVETETSVSTSGVESTVDDKLVESPTEVESKEDSSSTEAVTGAVEPPTVSATEVESKEEDSASTEAVTGAAEPPTVSAIEVESKEEGSSSTEAATGAVEEITPLDKAEEPEESVPEVPATASSESAVVTEEVAAPDEKTTEVSATGAAEASITTATISPALVKQLRDATGAGMMDCKKALAESSGDIDKAQEFLRKKGLAAADKRAGRATAEGRIGSYIHDSRIGILIELNCETDFVSRGDIFKELVDDLAMQAAACPQVNYISIDDVPEEVVKKETELEMQREDLLSKPEQIRAKIVEGRVKKRLGEFALLEQPFIKNDKVTAGEWVKQTIATIGENMKVRRFVRYNLGEGLEKRSQDFAAEVAAQTAAKPPPAAPVKDDKPDESAEAAEKKPAVAISAALVKQLRDETGAGMMDCKKALAETGGDLQGAQEFLRKKGLSSADKKSSRLTAEGLIGSYIHDNRIGCMIEINSETDFVARNEKFKELVNDLAMQVVACPQVEYVSMDDIPESIVSKEKEIEMQREDLQSKPENIREKIVEGRISKRLGVMALLEQPFIKDDSKTVKDLVKETIAGLGENIKVRRFVRYTLGEN, encoded by the exons ATGACGCCGGTGGTTCATTGCTCTGTTGGCACCATCAGCCTGTTCCACATAGGCAGCTTCAGGCCCGGCCGAGAAATACAGATAAGAAGGTTCCGTGGTTCAGAGAGGTATTCAAGAGTCACATCGCAGTCGCGCCATGGGCTGCTGCAGCCACAGACACCATTCCACCTGATCAGCATGTACAAAAGAAGCTGGTCCTCTGCCAACAACAGGCTGAGGACCTTGTCAGCAGCAGCTGTTGAGACTGATGTTGCGGTGGAGGGTTCATCATCTTCGTCAGGAGAAACTTCCGGCGAAACCTCCGAGGCCGCACCTGCCGCTGCTGAAACCACTGGGCAGGCTGTGGCTAGCACGACCCCGGCTTCCTCCCCTCCCAAGTTAGGTCGCAACCCACGTAAGAGCGAGATGCCGCCGTTGAAGGATGGTGATCTTGTTCCTGGTGTGTCCTTTACCGGGAAAGTCAGGTCTATCAAGCCATTTGGAGTCTTTGTTGACATTGGAGCATTCACTGAAGGCCTTGTTCATATCTCCCGAGTAAGCGATGGTTTTGTCGAAGATATATCTACCCTCTTCACTGTTGGGCAAGAGGTGTCAGTGAAATTAGTGGAAGTAAATAAAGAAACGAGGCGCATCTCCTTGACAATGCGGACAGGTGGAGATTATGTCAAGGAAGCACCTACAGCTCCAAGCGGTGGGAGGAGCCCAACTGCAGCTGCGCCTAGAAGCTCACCAAGGCAAACAAAGGATTTCAAGAAGATAGACGAGTCAAAGTATGCACGAGGACAATCTCTGACTGGCACTGTGAAAAATACAACAAGAACGGGGTCATTTGTGACACTGcctgatggagaagaaggattccTCCCAAGGGAAGAGGAAGCAGCGGCACTGTTTACCCTTATCGGGCATTCCGCGCTGGAAGTTGGTCAAGAGGTAACGGTGAAAGTATTGAATGTAGCACGAGGCCAGGTCACATTGACAATGAAGGGGGGagaagatgatgaagacgagttgTCGTCGTTAAACACCAACCTGAAGCAGGGATGGTCCAGAGGGACCAACGCTTTCGAGTTAGCTTTCCGTAGGAGCAAGGAAATCTCTGCATTCTTGGACCAGAGGGAAAAGGTTACTGCTCCAGAAGTGAAAACAGAAGTTGAGACTGAGACTTCAGTTTCAACTTCTGGGGTTGAAAGCACAGTTGACGACAAGCTCGTTGAGTCTCCTACTGAAGTTGAAAGCAAAGAGGATAGCTCTTCAACAGAAGCTGTCACTGGTGCCGTTGAGCCTCCTACAGTTTCTGCTACTGAAGTTGAAAGCAAAGAGGAGGACAGCGCTTCAACAGAAGCTGTCACTGGCGCCGCTGAGCCTCCTACAGTTTCTGCTATTGAAGTTGAAAGCAAAGAGGAGGGTAGCTCTTCAACAGAAGCTGCCACTGGCGCCGTTGAGGAAATCACTCCTCTTGATAAGGCTGAGGAGCCAGAAGAATCAGTGCCGGAGGTTCCTGCAACTGCAAGTAGTGAGTCTGCTGTGGTAACTGAGGAAGTAGCAGCCCCGGATGAGAAAACCACAGAGGTTTCTGCTACTGGAGCTGCAGAAGCAAGCATAACCACAG CAACTATTTCTCCTGCTCTTGTCAAGCAGTTACGTGATGCAACTGGAGCAGGCATGATGGACTGCAAAAAGGCTCTTGCTGAATCGAGTGGTGACATTGATAAAGCTCAGGAATTCCTCCGGAAGAAAGGGCTGGCTGCTGCTGACAAGAGGGCTGGAAGAGCCACTGCGGAGGGAAGAATTGGTTCTTACATACATGACAGCAGAATCGGTATCCTTATTGAATTGAACTGTGAGACTGACTTTGTATCACGAGGTGACATCTTTAAGGAGTTGGTCGATGATCTTGCCATGCAAGCTGCTGCTTGCCCTCAAGTAAATTACATTTCCATTGACGATGTCCCTGAGGAGGttgtgaagaaggagacggagttgGAGATGCAGAGGGAGGACTTGCTCTCGAAGCCTGAGCAGATCCGTGCTAAGATTGTTGAGGGCCGAGTAAAGAAGAGGCTTGGAGAAtttgccttgcttgagcaaccaTTCATCAAGAATGATAAGGTCACAGCCGGTGAATGGGTGAAGCAAACTATTGCTACAATTGGAGAGAACATGAAGGTGAGGAGGTTTGTTCGGTACAACCTGggagaagggttggagaaaagaaGCCAGGATTTTGCTGCTGAAGTTGCAGCCCAGACAGCCGCGAAGCCACCACCAGCTGCTCCTGTGAAGGATGACAAGCCCGATGAATCGGCTGAAGCCGCAGAGAA GAAACCAGCTGTGGCAATTTCAGCTGCATTGGTAAAGCAACTCCGAGATGAAACTGGCGCTGGTATGATGGACTGCAAGAAAGCGCTGGCTGAGACTGGGGGTGACCTTCAGGGTGCTCAGGAGTTCCTCAGGAAAAAGGGCCTCTCGTCCGCAGACAAGAAGTCGTCTCGCCTAACCGCTGAAGGCCTGATTGGATCGTACATCCACGACAACCGCATAGGATGCATGATTGAAATCAACTCTGAGACCGACTTCGTGGCTCGCAATGAGAAATTCAAGGAGCTGGTGAATGACCTCGCAATGCAAGTGGTGGCATGCCCGCAGGTCGAATATGTCTCAATGGACGACATACCAGAGAGTATTGTCAGCAAGGAGAAGGAGATTGAGATGCAGAGGGAGGACCTGCAGTCAAAACCCGAGAACATCAGGGAGAAGATCGTGGAAGGGCGGATATCGAAGAGGCTCGGCGTGATGGCCCTCCTGGAGCAGCCCTTCATCAAGGATGACAGCAAGACGGTGAAGGATCTCGTGAAGGAGACGATCGCTGGTCTGGGGGAGAACATCAAGGTACGGAGGTTTGTCAGGTATACCCTCGGCGAAAACTGA
- the LOC123395520 gene encoding uncharacterized protein LOC123395520 isoform X1 encodes MSDSEASPPPAVAVAAVEAAAGENSPSPARSEELLPVAEKISELNESQSELLGRLRGLKEDLQSWRNNLDTQVQKYKTEISDIKTALNSEIDQLKSDFQELRTTLKKQQEDVTISLKNLGLEDATENDGNKGSGEENTSEGALANMGNLKLEDNPENNDESSTVEEENNSEAPEEDDAAGKEATNTEDGTAGEEGTKTEDGTAGEEGTKTEDGMVGEEGTKMENPSDE; translated from the exons ATGTCCGATTCCGAAGCGTCCCCGCCGCCCGCGGTTGCGGTTGCGgcggtggaggcggcggcgggcgagAACTCCCCGTCTCCGGCG AGGAGTGAGGAGTTGCTGCCGGTGGCGGAGAAGATCTCG GAATTAAATGAATCACAGTCAGAGCTTTTGGGAAGACTTCGAGGACTTAAGGAG gATTTGCAGAGTTGGAGAAACAATTTAGACACCCAAGTGCAGAAATACAAAACT GAAATCTCGGATATCAAAACTGCACTTAATAGTGAAATTGACCAGCTGAAATCA GATTTCCAAGAACTGAGAACCACCCTTAAGAAGCAACAGGAAGATGTGACTATCAGCTTGAAGAATTTGGGG CTAGAAGATGCTACCGAAAATGATGGGAACAAAGGAAGTGGGGAGGAAAATACAAGTGAGGGTGCATTAGCAAACATGGGGAACCTGAAA TTGGAGGATAATCCAGAAAATAATGATGAAAGCAGCACGGTTGAGGAGGAAAATAAT TCGGAGGCCCCTGAAGAAGATGATGCGGCAGGCAAAGAAGCTACCAACACAGAAGATGGCACGGCGGGCGAAGAAGGTACCAAGACAGAAGATGGCACGGCGGGCGAAGAAGGTACCAAGACAGAAGATGGCATGGTGGGCGAAGAAGGTACCAAGATGGAGAATCCAAGCGACGAATAA
- the LOC123395520 gene encoding uncharacterized protein LOC123395520 isoform X2 — protein sequence MSDSEASPPPAVAVAAVEAAAGENSPSPARSEELLPVAEKISELNESQSELLGRLRGLKEDLQSWRNNLDTQVQKYKTEISDIKTALNSEIDQLKSDFQELRTTLKKQQEDVTISLKNLGLEDATENDGNKGSGEENTSEGALANMGNLKLEDNPENNDESSTVEEENNSEAPEEDDAAGKEATNTEDGTAGEEGTKTEDGTAGEEGTKMENPSDE from the exons ATGTCCGATTCCGAAGCGTCCCCGCCGCCCGCGGTTGCGGTTGCGgcggtggaggcggcggcgggcgagAACTCCCCGTCTCCGGCG AGGAGTGAGGAGTTGCTGCCGGTGGCGGAGAAGATCTCG GAATTAAATGAATCACAGTCAGAGCTTTTGGGAAGACTTCGAGGACTTAAGGAG gATTTGCAGAGTTGGAGAAACAATTTAGACACCCAAGTGCAGAAATACAAAACT GAAATCTCGGATATCAAAACTGCACTTAATAGTGAAATTGACCAGCTGAAATCA GATTTCCAAGAACTGAGAACCACCCTTAAGAAGCAACAGGAAGATGTGACTATCAGCTTGAAGAATTTGGGG CTAGAAGATGCTACCGAAAATGATGGGAACAAAGGAAGTGGGGAGGAAAATACAAGTGAGGGTGCATTAGCAAACATGGGGAACCTGAAA TTGGAGGATAATCCAGAAAATAATGATGAAAGCAGCACGGTTGAGGAGGAAAATAAT TCGGAGGCCCCTGAAGAAGATGATGCGGCAGGCAAAGAAGCTACCAACACAGAAGATGGCACGGCGGGCGAAGAAGGTACCAAGACAGAAGATGGCACGGCGGGCGAAGAAG GTACCAAGATGGAGAATCCAAGCGACGAATAA